The Raphanus sativus cultivar WK10039 chromosome 2, ASM80110v3, whole genome shotgun sequence DNA segment ACCTTCTCTCGTTGAACTCTTTGAGCGATTTGTCAGTTGATATGAGTAGAAGCCTTAGCTCTGCTGATGAACAAGTTTCACAGCTGCTACAGTCATCCTTGTATCTGAAAGATCTGCATGCTAGAGTCTCGTTTACAGATGAGAGTCCTCCTGGGAAAGTGAAGTACTCTGTGACGTGTTACTATGCGAAGGAGTTTGAGGCCCTAAGGAAGATCTGCTGTCCCTCGGAAACTGATTTCATAAGATCTCTTGGTCGGTGTAGAAAATGGGGAGCTCAAGGTGGAAAGAGCAACGTCTTCTTTGCAAAAACCTTGGATGACCGTTTTATCATCAAACAAGTTACAAAGACAGAGCTTGAGTCCTTCATCAAATTTGCGCCAGCTTACTTCAAATACTTGACCGATTCCATCTGTACTAAAAGCCCTACAAGCCTTGCAAAGATCTTGGGAATCTATCAGGtactaaatatataattcataaCATAACATCAACTGATTTACTTTATTACTCATTGTGTTCGACATATAATTAAACCCATGATTCTTTGCTTAAATCTGTAAAGGTCTCATCTAAACACTTCAAAGGAGGGAAAGAGTTCAAAATGGATGTCTTGGTGATGGAGAATCTTCTCTTCAAGCGTAACTTCGCTAGACTTTATGACCTAAAAGGCTCCACTCGTGCCCGTTACAACCCTGATACAAGTGGTAGCAACACAGTTTTGCTGGACCAGAATCTGGTGGAAGCAATGCCCACATCTCCAATATTTGTTGGGAGCAAGGCAAAACGGCTTCTTGAAAGAGCCGTCTGGAATGATACATCGTTTCTTGCTGTAAGTTTTCCAGTTGCTTCTCTTCTTtaaactgtttttaaaaatgttctTGAGCTGTACATGTTACTAATGGAAGATGTGTTGTTTACTTTCTTTCGCTGAAGTCAATTCATGTAATGGATTACTCCTTACTAGTCGGGGTAGATGAGGAACGAAGCGAACTTGTTCTAGGAACTATCGACTTCATGAGGCAGTACACTTGGGACAAACATCTGGAGACTTGGGTCAAAACTTCAGGGCTACTTGGAGGACCAAAGAATTCAACTCCCACAGTGATATCACCGCAGCAATACAAGAAACGTTTCAGGAAAGCCATGACAGCTTATTTTCTCATGGTTCCTGACCAATGGTCACCTGCCACAGTTGTGCCAAGCAACAGTTCTTCAGCAGCAGATGTGaaggatgaagaagagagagacgatCGTCCAGGTGTTAGGTAAAAACTCCTGAATCATCATCTTCTGCAGTTAGCAAATATAGCAAGACATTACACAATATTGGGTTTAGTAATGGCTTCTTCTCTGTTcaagttttatttgtttttttttcttttggaatgGTCTATGGGTAATACCTGTTTATGTTTTTACCCTTAGCCCTCAAGTGGCCTATATGTAGTAGCTCTTTTCATCGCCTTTGCATCAGAAGTAATAAAAGCAAGGTGCAATTGTATATACAATGCTTCtttcttttagtttctttgTTACTTTTGTTTATGACATTTTGCACATCAAAATACTCTTTAATATATCATCTTAGGGACTTCTTTTCACTTATAACTTGAAAGTCTCAactcataattttaaaaatttcatatcagaAGCTAAAATTGAAAGACGCAAATATTAGCAAAAAGATAACACTGAGCCATGTTAAATTAGACGCCCAAGCCAGCAGTAAACGTTACTCCCGTAGAAGGCAGCCAGAGGTTTCCTTCAATGAACTGAGAAACTGTGAAATTGTTAGCCTGGTCCGAGTTGTTAAACACGTGGTAACCAGGCCACTTGACTCGGCTGCTGAGTCCTGAACCTGGTCCGTAGTTCAAGAACTCTCCATAGAAGAGTGTGTCCAAAGCAAAAGTGGTGTTCCACTCGAGCCATCCTTCCGGCCTCACAACATCGCTCAAGTTGTTCCTCATGAAAACTGTCCTTGAGTATTGCTTCCATGGCCTTCCTAGATATGTGTGTGTCGTGTTCAGGTATGGGAGTAAGTCTGTGTCCGCTGAGATATTGCTGAACTGAATCGAGAATCCtaaatgtaaacaaaaaaatggtCCAATATAATTGAGAATcattatattacatattttcttGGGTGACAAGAAACTACATGTTCTTAATGTTATTAACGAAACCCTAATTAAAGAGTTTCAAGAAGTGCTTGTCTACCTGAGGGTTGGTCAGCTTCTTTCCTGCCTTGTGCAGTGATGGTGTTCTTTTGGTCAGTGAGTCCTTTCTTAACCAAAATTTGACAATTTTGAAACACAACGGTCCCATCACCAAATATAAAATCCACCGTTCCAGTTATAGTGCACTCGCGGTAAAACTGACGCATAGTGTGCGTGTAGAGTGTGTCTTGATAACCTCTCATGGCACATCTGTAGAACACAGATAGGTCAGAGTCTGACCTAAGGGCTACGGCTTGATGCTTCTCTGGTCCCGCTGTGTTCTGGAACGTTATATCTCTAGCCAAGAATCCTCTTCCGTTTACagctgaaatatatatatatatatatataaatataattataaccaATTTTCACGTGTGTATTAATCAACAAGTATCTTACAAAACATTTAGTTACCGAACGTAGCGGATCGGAACGTGGTTGAGCCGTCAACGTAGCTGCGGTTACCGGAAATAACTGTCACGTCAATGCCATCGCCTAGCATTACGAGGttccatttcttcttcttaatctCAACGTTCTCCAAGTATAAaccctttttaatatatatgacgAAACGTGTCCAGCTGTAATCAGGAGCTTCTTCAACGGCGTCCATTATGGTCGTGAAGTTGCCTGTCCCATCCTGTGCTACAATAACGTCGTAACTCACTCCGTTTGTCTCAAGGAGTCTCCGGTCGTCCCGTCTGAACCAGTCTGGGAATTGGCTTTCCTCATCGTCGTCAGTGTTCCTAAGTGTCCGGCCTGGTGGAGCCGTTGGTCCTTTACCAATTGGACGAGGTTTGGTAATGGGCTGAGGTTTCTCGTCGGGCTGAACAAGTGGTAACAGGTCACTAAGCATAGAATATAATTGACCGAGACTGCCTGAAACGAGCCAAAATATCATAATAGGTTAATGATACACTTATATTGGATAAGCAAACctcattttgtttataaaatgtaCACTGAAAATACTGAAATTATATAATGTTATGTTTTTAATCtaaaaccgaatcaaaccgaaacgAAATGTGATTGTAGTTTATAGACTGTTTCTCAAActgaaacagaaaacaaaaaaataaaaaaatctgaattgGATGCGCATGCTTAAAAATTTACTATAGCATTATGTTAATTTACTTTTAGTGACCCACACAAATAATACAATTAACATGCTTAAATAAAGATTAATTACCAGCGACAAGAGGTTTGATGAGACCAGATGTACCGTCGAAGCCTTCCATGCAAGTGTCTTGATTGGAGAGAGCAGCGCTTAACCATGTCTTTGTGTCTGATCCCACGTTCCCTGTTCCGTTGCCCTTACCTGCTGACCCCACTCCAAAACCATCACATGTCTTCCTCTTTTATAACTACTACTCGTAATTTTATTCCTACTTATTCAACACTATCATTTTCATTCATTCACACTTACATTTATTATGCAATAAGTATCTACGATTTTGAATCCATGTTCCCTGTCCCTACGACGCACATGCCATTTACTAATGATTATGTAAAAGTTGCTTTCTTTTCATAAACGAAAATGCATAGCCTTGACGTAACATAATCATCGTCACTTGAcatatgtttatatttaaatttaatgtataCTAAAATAACGAGATGGAAAGTTCTAACATTTCTTGACTGATAGATAGCGAATACTATAAACACAAGTTTTGGTTACTACCAGAAATGATCTGGTAGAAATGACTCCCCTGCTTTAAATATTTCTTCTATGTATATGCATTTTGTAAaactttgaaaaataatatagcATAGTGCATGCATGTATATAATAAGGTGGATTGGGAATTTTGGTTTTCAAGACCACGTTCAATTTGATTAACCCCTACATTctctaaataatattttttgtgatGCAAGATTAATTTATCATAGATGATGGGCAAAGAACCACATATTTCAACTTAATTTATGCAGCAAGTACAAAAACAAATTCTTTACAGAAAAAAACTTCTCGATTCAGCCAATTTCagttaaaagtttttaaaaaggtGTCTTACTATATTAGTACCATTTAACACCATGAAGGATCAAATGATCAAATTTATTGGTCGTCGCGAATCTAACTAGACAAATCTCCAAACCAGTCGAGTTGTACAGGTGTGTTGTTTCACAATAATTGATGTTTTGTGTACGTAACACGTTTATAATATATAAGGCTAAAATTCCTCTACAATATTGTACGTCACATAATTAATTAACACAAATTAAGGTCCTTGTCATTGCCTTTTTGTGTATATGATGTGTAATGTTGAAAAGAATATCATCACAATGTATTTGGGTGTTTGTCTTTCGGTTAATTAGTCTTTAGATGTCAATAATTAGTCGTCCAATTTGTCAAATATTTCTGATtgatcacacacacacacatatatatgtgtgtgtaataTATTATACACACTAAAGccgatttttttcttctaatcaGTTTGTTGAAAATACAATAAAGTTAAGGTAATCGGGATCTTTCTAAAGAATGGCCACCAGCTATTAGCCTTTACCAAATGTCTAGTTAGATCCGTTTTGTTGGCAGAATTCATATATATTCTCCATATTTTTCTTTCGTAAATTTGTCGATTGATCCAAAAACAATGTTGAATTGAGGAAAAAGTTTGCATGTTCTATAATCgaagtttaaaaaattatgcACTGAAAGTTTCTAACACTAAAGGTGTGAATTTTGTTAAAACTAGAGTCATGGTTTTAAATGTAAGTACCATTTGGATTCTGAGAAGCATAAGCAGACCAACTCAGTTCGTCTGAAGAAACATCGAGCAGATCCATGCAATCCGAAACCGCATCTTGCAGCCGACTATCTCCACTGAAATCCGCAAACTCAGACAAAATCGAAGTCACTTCTCCTATTACTCCCACAATCGTGTCAATGGAGCTCACAAACTCACTTGCCGGAACTTTCAAGTACCCGTACTGCATTTGCATGCTCTCTTCCGATGACACACACAGACTCAACGTCAAGAAGATCAAGATGCCCTTCCACCATGAcattttgttaataattttttttatgacatTGAAGTTTCTTCTGAGTCAGTGTGGAACCTTTAAAAGAAGGAAGGCATTTAATTCCACCCACCTGCCTGTCTACCCCCAAACAGTTATAGTCTACGTAACGTAAATTAAATAATTGGGACTTAACTTCATTATCCCACCAAACAAGCTCGTTCTTTCAACGTTGATCATTTCTATTATTTTCAATAGTAATATTTATGAGACGTCTTAATTATAACTCAACCGTCCCACACATACATTCTCAGATTTGGTCGTGTAGTAGCATGCAGCTGTTTCACAGTtgtattaaaatcatatatgacATGTGTTTATCCAAGATGTGTGTTTTCTAATTGATAGTGTACATAATTACTTTTATAAATCTTACATAGAAATCATTCAATCTCGTTCGTTGTATATGTCAAATTGAAAATCAAATCATATTCTTGTACTGAGAAAGTAAAACATCAATaactaaaaaagaaacaaaagttttaggtttataaatatgaaatagAATACTAATGATAAATAACTAGTATTCATATTTGTAATTGAGTTGGCCTAGTTTAGACACCAAAGAGAAAGACCGTAACATACTGCTAGTATACTACCGCAGAACTTCCACTGCATCACTTCCCGAAGTTGATATACGTCCACAATATTTCGATGTTTGTCTTCTCTTCTGCCATATATTCCATAAGAAGAAAACAGTATGTGATTTATTAATGCAGAATGTACTACTATACATGTACGATAAGCGGCATTTATTAAATGCTATCTGCTGAGTTTATAATTCGATGGCGAGATTCGATATAAATGTATAGATGGCCTAGCTATAGATGGATTGTAAAGATAAGCTAGAGGATCCCCTAGAGAGCTTAATAAGTTAATCTAGCTGGCCAATATACGCGGGAAGCTTACTAAATGTTTTAGTTAACGCGTTGATTACTTTGTAACCATAGATGCCAATATGCCATACCTAGTGGAATATCCTCTTCTGTTTGAACTTTGatcaatataaaatagaaactgatgtgagaaaagaagaagagaaaactcGTGATCGTCACTCTTAAGAAGGAATATGAACtagctaacaaaaaaaaaggaggaggaacaattttttgtttttaatacgAGTCATGActcatgacttttttttttttgatcacaTCATGACTCATGACTAATTGCAAGGTACATGATGAATCGACGGATGTGGAATCGAAGTAACGTTGAACCGTATTTTAGTGAATTGATATTTTACAAGGCCCAGTGGGCCAATTTCATAAAGTTTAGAACAAGACTTGAACAAGTCTTTCTTCTACGTATTGCTAGCTGCTGACTATTTGTATCTACAGGATACTACTACTACAGCGTGGCTCGACTCGAGCAGCTACCAATTGTTACAGTTCTTTTATGCTTACGACCATGCACACGCGGCACACTATTGATCCGTGTTCGTTTGGATTTGTCAGTTTGACCATAGACAGTCACACCCATGATCAGTTTCATTCATCCGTATATTATAGACTTGAGAGAGAGTATGTATCTGCTTTACAGTTATTATCGTCAAACGACACCGTTTCCTGACGTCCGTTCCTGACAAAATGAAACGGTGAAGCAAAATAAACTTCAGACAAGCTGTCTTTTATTTTTCCCCTTTCCCGATTgtgttttgtctttttagttttctttttttccattttcgccGGAAATTAGCAACGACCAAACTTTGTGTTCAAAAGCTTCTCGTAGAAAACTCACAGTATACGCCTCCCTCTCTcccactctctctctccctaTCTCTTCCCAAGATCTGATCTCTTTTTCTCAAACCCTAATCTCAAATCAGATTTTATTGTTTCATCTTCCGAATCACAAAATCAGAGATTCAATTCTGGGTTGCTCTTAATTCCCTCCGAGCTTTCCAAATTTAGTAACTTTTTCCCCCAAATTGATCATGTTTCCTTAAATGTGGTAGATCGAGACCTTTTTGGGGGAAGGGAGGGAGGGAAGGTGTGTGCATGAGGATTTGGTGTTTCCATTGCTTCACCACcgacgaggaagaagagaacAAAGGCGGAGTTTCCAATAGACTGAAACAATCGGCCATGGATAACAACAACAAAGGTGGAGACTTTGTCGATTTCGATCTAAACGAGAGTGAGTCAGGAGAACGTTTGCACGGTGCTGAATTGGAGCGAGTATGGTCATCTGAGATTCGCTCGCATCACCATTTGGTTCAGGGAGAGAGTAGCAATGCTGCGGCTGATGTAGTAGTAGCAGCTGCTGAGGAGGAGGATTGTACGATGGAGGAAGCTGATCACGATTCTTACCACAAACGTGCCAGAGTCTACTCTGCCCTTGCGTGAGCCTCCTCTTTGACTCCTTTCCCCTTTGATAGTGGATCGcaaagtttcgatttttttttttcaatcctttttttgtttgtttgtttgcagtGAGTGCCGGTCAGCTTCTGGGATATCTTCAGATGCTGGAAACTCTGGCTCGTCAGTGGAGAGAAGTGTTAGTTTTGGCGTTGCCTCTTCTTCTCGGACAGATACTGATATGTTCTGCCAGAATTTCATCTTGAATTACACTGGTCGGAAAGATGGGAAGAAAGATGATGGAGATGATAACGGTTCTTCAGATACAGAGGATTTTGAAGTTCACATTGATTTGACTGATGACCTCCTACACATGgtacacattttttttttctttttgcattttCAGATATAtcttagttttttaaaattttgtaatgtGTTCCCCTTCAGGTATTCTCGTTCTTGAACCACATCGACCTCTGTCGCTCTGCTATGGTATGTCGTCAGTGGAGAGTAGCTAGTGCTCATGAGGATTTTTGGAAGGTCTTGAACTTTGAGAATATGAGGATCTCTATCGACCAATGTAAGTTTGTTTGTCATACATATGTTAAAGGTGTCTTTTCGTTTACTAATCCATAACTGGAAGGCGTTATTAGTATACATAGacaaaatataatctttttgGTTGCCTTGTGTGCAGTTGAAGACATGTGTCATCGCTATCCCAATGCCACTGAAGTGAATGTTTACGGCGCTCCTGCTGTTAACGCTCTGGCTATGAAAGCAGCTACCACTTTGAGGTATCTGGAGGTTTTAATCATAGGAAAAGGTCATATCAGGGAAAACCTTTTCCAGGCATTGGAGGAGTGTAATATGCTGAGAAGCGTGACTGTAAATGAGGCTATTCTTGGAAACGGTGCTCAGGAAATACACCTGAGTCATGATCGCCTACGTGAacttaaaattacaaaatgcCGAGTCATGCGTTTGTCTCTCAGgtgaagtttctttttttcattataactcattttcatttttattcgtTTATATGTGTCTCATTCTCAGTTACTGTTATTTCTTTCTGTATCTTTTAGGTGTCCGCAGCTGAGGTCTTTATCGTTAAAAAGAAGCAACATGTCACAGGCGATGCTCAACTGTCCACTCCTCCAACTTCTTGATATAGCCTCCTGCCATAAGCTCCTGGATGCTGCTATCCGTTCAGCTGCCATTTCGTGTCCTCAGTTAGAGTCGCTCGATGTTTCCAACTGTTCCTGTGTCAGTGATGAAACTTTGCGTGAAATAGCACAGGCTTGTGCTGGTCTCCATATTCTTAATGCTTCGTACTGCCCCAATATATCTCTTGAGGTTGGTCCTCTTATCTGATTCTGCTTTTCTACCCTCTTCAGCTGTCTCATACTCGTTTTTTCTCTGACTTGTGTGCGCTTTTCCTCTTTGAAGTCGGTACATCTCCCCATGTTGACAGTTCTCAAGCTTCATAGCTGTGAGGGTATAACATCCGCGTCTATGACCTGGATTGCTAATAGTCATGCTCTGGAGGTCGGTGATTGCTTTTGTCTTATCGACACCCACATACACATATATCTGTTTCCAGTTGGGTTAATCACATATCATCTATTACAGGTTTTGGAGCTTGATAACTGCAACCTGTTGACATCTGTAGCGTTGCATCTCTCTCGTTTGCAGAGTATAAGCCTAGTCCATTGCCGCAAGTACACTCTTCATCTCTAGTCTCCTCTGCAGATTTTATTGTTATGAGTTGTTACacctcaaaataaaaattctaatcATTTCACATAAATGTCCTCTCTCCGCTGTGTTTAACAGATTCACAGAGCTTAACTTGCAAAGCACCATGCTTTCATCAATCACTGTTTCAAACTGTCCAGCGCTACGCCGAATCACAATCGCTTCCAACTCTCTTCGAGTATGCACTTAGCCACCTTGATCTGTTAAATACATTTCCATTAGTTGGGAGTTTTGCTAATATTCTTCACTAATGGTTGCAGCGATTAGCTCTCCAGAAACAGGAGAATCTGACAACATTGGTTCTGCAGTGCCAGTCCTTGCAAGAAGTGGACCTCTCTGATTGTGAATCACTGTCTAACACTGTTTGTGAAATATTTAGTGATGATGGTGGATGCCCAATGCTGAAGTCATTAATTCTTGACAACTGTGAGGTGTGTGATACATATTCATTCTTAAGGCAATGGGGGTGATATTTTTCTGGTTGCTTAGCTGATTTTGAATTTGTATTTATCTTATAGAGCTTAACAGAAGTGCGATTCTGCAATTCGTCGTTGGCTACTCTGTCCCTTGTTGGCTGCCGTGCTGTTACTTCTCTTGAGTTGAAGTGCCCTCGCATAGAGCAGATATGTTTGGATGGTTGTGACCATCTTGAAACTGCACTCTTCCAGCCTGTGGGTGTTGCTTCTCTCATATCAAATAACTAAACTTTTCTGAACTGATGAGTTTTTCCCCTTCTCTAAATAGGTTGCGCTCCGGTCTCTAAATTTAGGGATATGCCCGAAGTTGAGTGTGCTCAATATCGAAGCACCTTATATGGTGTCCCTTGAATTGAAAGGTTGCGGTGTACTGTCGGAAGCATCCATCATTTGTCCTGTGTTAACATCTTTAGATGCTTCTTTCTGCaggtaattatatatattatttttttttccattttcatgACTGATATTATGGTGATGATAATCAATTTTCCCCATATTAACTTTTTCAGTCAACTGACGGATGTCTGTCTGTCTGCAACCACTGCTTCTTGCCCACTGATTGAGTCACTGGTGCTAATGTCATGCCCTTCTATTGGCTCTGATGGCTTGTCTTCCTTAAACGGTCTCCCAAATTTGACTGTTCTTGATTTGTCCTACACTTTCTTGATGAATTTGGAACCCATCTTCAAGTCATGTATTCAACTCAAGGTAATTAAGACCTTATGatcatatatactttatatcTTACCATGAGAACTAGAGTTATGTTGTGCTTTCTTTgcgtatattttttttttgtttaggtaCTCAAATTACAAGCCTGCAAATATCTGGCTGACTCATCATTGGAGCCTCTGTACAAAGAAGGTGCTTTACCGGCGCTTGAAGAGTTGGACTTGTCTTATGGAACTCTCTGTCAGACTGCGATAGATGATTTACTTGCGTACTGCACACACTTGACCCATTTGAGCTTGAACGGCTGTGTTAACATGCATGACCTTGATTGGGGTTCAACCAATGTACAGCTATTTGATTACTTTGGCGTATACGGTTCTAGCGGGAACATACAGGAATCAGCTGAAACAGCCAACCGGTTACTGCAAAACCTCAACTGTGTGGGCTGCCCCAATATCAGAAAAGTGTGTATACCGCCTGCAGCTCGGTTTTATCATCTGTCATCACTGAACCTTTCGCTATCGGTCAATTTAAAAGAGGTTAACCTCGCCTGTTCCAACCTGGTCTTACTTAATCTAAGGTATGTGAGGATTTGCCCTTTTTTCTCATCAAAGATTGGTGTTATTCCATTTGCTAATTGAATTTCGAATGAAAATTAATTGTCTAGCAACTGTTGCTCTCTGGAAGTACTGAAGCTTGTCTGTCCAAGATTGGCTAGTCTCTTTCTTCAGGTATGTTTCCTCATAATTGGCTCACTTTAAGTTATAtggtttatatatgttaaagtTATTTATAGTTCTAGCACTTGTGTACTAAACACACTTTGGTACCTTTGTATTTGGTAGTCTTGTAACATGGATGAAGCAGGAGTTGAAGCAGCTATATCAGGATGCTGCTCACTAGAGACACTGGACCTCCGTTTCTGTCCAAAGGTAATTCTAGGGAATGTTTACTTCCATATCAAAATCTAGAAAATAATCCCTTTGGgttcatataaaattttgaaaaccatGTCTTGGTGGTGATTGGTAGATATCCTCGGTGAGCATGGGGAGGTTCCGAACAGTGTGTCCTAGTTTGAAGCGCGTCTTCAGCAGTCCTAATCTTTTGCAAGATTAGTGTCCCCTTGTTTTATTATTACATGcaactcttttttttcctgCAGATCTGTACAAATGCTTTGTTGTGTTGTGTGATGTTTGAGATGTAAATGGGTACAAGCATTCAGTAGTGCTTGTACCTCTCGAGCAAGCTTGTACTATGTCCCTTTCTACTTAGTCTGCTTGTGTGTGATGATACAAACCTAATAACATAAATACTGtacctattttttttctttttatttttgtagtaTTTGCTTTGATTATATTGTTGCTACGTTATAAATGGAGTTATTCTATTTGCCTCGATGATTTGGTTTCATTCTGATCGGATTGGGACATTAAGTTTTCATGTCGGAGAAAAAGCAACTAACAAACAAATCTTCCGTTGatcatttatcatttatttgctGATTTACTGTattaaaatctaagaaaattTAGCAACACAAATGCTTacaaaattaacaataaaagaatgaaaaacctatataaaatattgctaaaacAAACATAATTAACCATCAGTAGtttgttttgatattaattaatgTTATAAATCGTTAATTATTGAAATCAATTCCGCGCGTAACACGGATTAAAAAACCTTTATTTATTATCAGTTGTGCGTATGCATAAATTGTAGAGAGAAATTAAATTGTGTTTTTTCAAAGTCGTTTCGTCTTCTTTTTTTGCGAATATGCGATCCGAGAGGGCGGGAAGTCAAccgttattattattttatttttacttttgctTGCGGTTTTacttcaaccaaaaaaaaaattaaatgtacaGTAATTAACCATCCCCTTCCTCTCTCACAATCTCCTCCTTAGGGTTTCAGGTGCtcaatttgaattttgaaaaatttctcTCGCGTCTTCTCGAGCGTTTTCTCGTTTGAGCTTCATCACGAATTACATGAGAGATTGACTTACAAATGGATTCGAATCTGCGGAAGGGCGATAAGGTTTGGGTTGAGGATAAGGATTTGGCTTGGATTCCCGGTGACGTGCTCGATTCTTCTTCCAGTAACAAGGTCCATGTCGAGACTTCTACGGGGAAGAAGGTTCGATTCGATTAACCGTCTTTTTCGCCGGTGAATTTCTGTTTTGTCCTCCTTCACgcttttttttctgtttatttgGGGGATATAGGTTTCCGTCTCTCCGGAGAAGCTCTTTCTGAGGGATCCTGACGAGGAGGAGCATAATGGAGTGGATGATATGACCAAGCTGACTTACTTGCACGAGCCTGGTGTGCTTTACAATCTTCAAAGGAGATACGCTCTCAATGATATCTACGTGAGTTCTTTCTTTTCACTCTTTTGCTTATTTAGAGTCCGCTTGAGTATAATTGCTGCTTGAGTTTTTGTTTTCATGCTGCCT contains these protein-coding regions:
- the LOC108841704 gene encoding F-box/LRR-repeat protein 15, with the protein product MRIWCFHCFTTDEEEENKGGVSNRLKQSAMDNNNKGGDFVDFDLNESESGERLHGAELERVWSSEIRSHHHLVQGESSNAAADVVVAAAEEEDCTMEEADHDSYHKRARVYSALAECRSASGISSDAGNSGSSVERSVSFGVASSSRTDTDMFCQNFILNYTGRKDGKKDDGDDNGSSDTEDFEVHIDLTDDLLHMVFSFLNHIDLCRSAMVCRQWRVASAHEDFWKVLNFENMRISIDQFEDMCHRYPNATEVNVYGAPAVNALAMKAATTLRYLEVLIIGKGHIRENLFQALEECNMLRSVTVNEAILGNGAQEIHLSHDRLRELKITKCRVMRLSLRCPQLRSLSLKRSNMSQAMLNCPLLQLLDIASCHKLLDAAIRSAAISCPQLESLDVSNCSCVSDETLREIAQACAGLHILNASYCPNISLESVHLPMLTVLKLHSCEGITSASMTWIANSHALEVLELDNCNLLTSVALHLSRLQSISLVHCRKFTELNLQSTMLSSITVSNCPALRRITIASNSLRRLALQKQENLTTLVLQCQSLQEVDLSDCESLSNTVCEIFSDDGGCPMLKSLILDNCESLTEVRFCNSSLATLSLVGCRAVTSLELKCPRIEQICLDGCDHLETALFQPVALRSLNLGICPKLSVLNIEAPYMVSLELKGCGVLSEASIICPVLTSLDASFCSQLTDVCLSATTASCPLIESLVLMSCPSIGSDGLSSLNGLPNLTVLDLSYTFLMNLEPIFKSCIQLKVLKLQACKYLADSSLEPLYKEGALPALEELDLSYGTLCQTAIDDLLAYCTHLTHLSLNGCVNMHDLDWGSTNVQLFDYFGVYGSSGNIQESAETANRLLQNLNCVGCPNIRKVCIPPAARFYHLSSLNLSLSVNLKEVNLACSNLVLLNLSNCCSLEVLKLVCPRLASLFLQSCNMDEAGVEAAISGCCSLETLDLRFCPKISSVSMGRFRTVCPSLKRVFSSPNLLQD
- the LOC108842115 gene encoding probable pectinesterase/pectinesterase inhibitor 44 — protein: MSWWKGILIFLTLSLCVSSEESMQMQYGYLKVPASEFVSSIDTIVGVIGEVTSILSEFADFSGDSRLQDAVSDCMDLLDVSSDELSWSAYASQNPNGKGNGTGNVGSDTKTWLSAALSNQDTCMEGFDGTSGLIKPLVAGSLGQLYSMLSDLLPLVQPDEKPQPITKPRPIGKGPTAPPGRTLRNTDDDEESQFPDWFRRDDRRLLETNGVSYDVIVAQDGTGNFTTIMDAVEEAPDYSWTRFVIYIKKGLYLENVEIKKKKWNLVMLGDGIDVTVISGNRSYVDGSTTFRSATFAVNGRGFLARDITFQNTAGPEKHQAVALRSDSDLSVFYRCAMRGYQDTLYTHTMRQFYRECTITGTVDFIFGDGTVVFQNCQILVKKGLTDQKNTITAQGRKEADQPSGFSIQFSNISADTDLLPYLNTTHTYLGRPWKQYSRTVFMRNNLSDVVRPEGWLEWNTTFALDTLFYGEFLNYGPGSGLSSRVKWPGYHVFNNSDQANNFTVSQFIEGNLWLPSTGVTFTAGLGV